Proteins found in one Coffea eugenioides isolate CCC68of chromosome 5, Ceug_1.0, whole genome shotgun sequence genomic segment:
- the LOC113772505 gene encoding uncharacterized protein LOC113772505 isoform X2, translating to MKNSSDEAKVSTLVHTFSWSNCCCYKGTKGKTVHSQAKAKTMQKLSFGHDRRKCTKVCTDAYETHNYDHVGAPNYVENVNLNLIGSSDGLLQSDSQHGCNKELMDSNWFQIIPPGQALMWACNPSLIQSHVQNTSLLGDEKYSVNEPDFSQDH from the exons ATGAAAAATAGCAGTGACGAG GCAAAGGTTTCCACTTTGGTCCATACTTTCTCTTGGTCCAATTGTTGTTGCTACAAAGGGACAAAAGGCAAAACAGTCCACTCACAAGCGAAAGCGAAGACGATGCAAAAATT GTCATTTGGACATGATAGACGAAAATGTACTAAAGTGTGCACAGATGCATATGAAACTCACAATTATGATCATGTTGGGGCACCCAATTATGTTGAGAATGTAAATTTGAATCTGATAGGATCATCCGATGGCCTATTGCAATCAGATTCACAGCATGGATGCAATAAGGAATTAATGGATAGTAATTGGTTTCAGATCATTCCTCCTGGTCAG GCATTAATGTGGGCATGCAATCCTTCATTAATCCAAAGTCATGTACAAAACACTAGCTTGTTAGGAGATGAAAAGTATTCAG TGAATGAACCAGATTTCAGCCAAGACCATTAA
- the LOC113772505 gene encoding uncharacterized protein LOC113772505 isoform X1 yields MKNSSDEAKVSTLVHTFSWSNCCCYKGTKGKTVHSQAKAKTMQKLSFGHDRRKCTKVCTDAYETHNYDHVGAPNYVENVNLNLIGSSDGLLQSDSQHGCNKELMDSNWFQIIPPGQALMWACNPSLIQSHVQNTSLLGDEKYSACLEKSLVIKFQILLASKCSWVCKPEISIQTEAFDSDIRALDAGDQILKSSY; encoded by the exons ATGAAAAATAGCAGTGACGAG GCAAAGGTTTCCACTTTGGTCCATACTTTCTCTTGGTCCAATTGTTGTTGCTACAAAGGGACAAAAGGCAAAACAGTCCACTCACAAGCGAAAGCGAAGACGATGCAAAAATT GTCATTTGGACATGATAGACGAAAATGTACTAAAGTGTGCACAGATGCATATGAAACTCACAATTATGATCATGTTGGGGCACCCAATTATGTTGAGAATGTAAATTTGAATCTGATAGGATCATCCGATGGCCTATTGCAATCAGATTCACAGCATGGATGCAATAAGGAATTAATGGATAGTAATTGGTTTCAGATCATTCCTCCTGGTCAG GCATTAATGTGGGCATGCAATCCTTCATTAATCCAAAGTCATGTACAAAACACTAGCTTGTTAGGAGATGAAAAGTATTCAG CTTGCTTGGAAAAAAGTTTGGTGATCAAATTTCAGATATTGTTAGCATCCAAGTGCTCTTGGGTttgtaaaccagaaatttcaatccaaactgAAGCTTTTGATAGTGATATCAGAGCCCTTGATGCTGGTGATCAAATTCTCAAATCAAGTTACTAG